One genomic region from Candidatus Hydrogenedentota bacterium encodes:
- the dnaA gene encoding chromosomal replication initiator protein DnaA — protein sequence MMHSAQEETADTGTASDLWETAQVHLRKALDDYSFKNWFSQTAFGGMEDGVFNVTVPSQFFANWLQEHYLDAVCDAVRRVVPEFTGVRFVPASETPHSPAMKTASPSPQPAKAKAGRVRQAFSGFNPRYTFDRFVIGSGNRFAHAAAKAVHETPGRAYNPLFLYGATGLGKTHLMQAIGQGILANHPGLSVVFISSEEFTNQLIQSIADKNTQRFRAKYRKVDVLLIDDIHFISGKEATQEEFFHTFNTLFDAHKQIVLSSDRSPKEIQGVEERLVSRFEWGLVTDIQPPDLETRVAILQNKARDEGITVQPDVLRFIATHVLSNIRELEGALTTVLAYSRLTGEKVTAALVETVLRDLIGSDKIRPVTIEQVQRAVAEHYDVRIADLRGRSRQRQIVQPRQVAMYLCKTLIPSLSLNDVGEYFGGKDHTTVLYSCEKVAQESKSNPVMRQTIEHLTKAARS from the coding sequence ATGATGCATTCAGCACAGGAAGAGACTGCGGACACGGGCACGGCATCCGATCTCTGGGAGACGGCCCAAGTCCACCTGCGCAAGGCGCTGGACGACTACAGTTTCAAGAACTGGTTCTCCCAGACGGCTTTTGGCGGCATGGAGGACGGCGTTTTCAACGTCACCGTGCCAAGCCAGTTCTTCGCCAACTGGCTTCAAGAGCACTATCTGGACGCCGTGTGCGACGCGGTTCGCCGGGTGGTTCCGGAATTTACAGGCGTGCGCTTTGTGCCCGCCTCCGAAACACCTCATTCACCGGCCATGAAAACGGCATCCCCCTCGCCGCAACCCGCCAAAGCGAAGGCCGGGCGTGTGCGTCAGGCCTTTTCCGGATTCAACCCCCGTTACACCTTTGACCGCTTTGTGATCGGTTCGGGAAACCGTTTCGCCCACGCCGCCGCGAAAGCGGTGCATGAGACGCCGGGCCGGGCCTACAACCCGCTGTTCCTGTACGGCGCGACGGGTCTGGGGAAAACGCACCTGATGCAGGCCATCGGCCAGGGCATTCTGGCGAACCACCCCGGCCTGAGCGTGGTGTTCATTTCCTCGGAGGAGTTCACCAACCAGCTTATCCAGAGCATCGCGGACAAGAACACCCAGCGTTTCCGGGCGAAATACCGCAAGGTGGACGTGCTGCTGATTGACGACATCCATTTCATCAGCGGGAAGGAGGCGACGCAGGAGGAGTTCTTCCACACGTTCAACACGCTGTTTGACGCGCACAAACAGATAGTGCTCTCCAGTGACCGCAGCCCGAAGGAAATTCAGGGCGTCGAGGAGCGCCTGGTGTCGCGCTTCGAGTGGGGGCTGGTGACAGACATCCAGCCGCCGGACCTGGAGACACGGGTCGCCATCCTGCAGAACAAGGCGCGGGACGAGGGCATCACCGTGCAGCCGGACGTGCTGCGCTTCATCGCCACCCATGTCCTGAGCAACATCCGCGAGCTGGAGGGGGCGCTTACCACGGTGCTGGCCTACAGCAGGCTCACGGGCGAAAAGGTGACAGCAGCCCTTGTGGAGACGGTGCTGCGCGACCTCATCGGTTCGGACAAAATCCGGCCGGTGACCATCGAGCAGGTCCAGCGCGCGGTGGCCGAGCACTACGACGTGCGCATTGCGGACCTCCGGGGACGCAGCCGGCAGCGCCAGATAGTGCAGCCACGCCAGGTGGCGATGTACCTGTGCAAAACCCTCATTCCCAGCCTCTCGCTGAACGATGTGGGCGAGTATTTCGGCGGCAAAGACCACACAACCGTCCTGTACTCCTGCGAGAAGGTGGCCCAGGAAAGCAAATCCAACCCGGTGATGCGCCAGACCATCGAGCACCTGACCAAGGCTGCCCGGTCCTAG
- the pilO gene encoding type 4a pilus biogenesis protein PilO — MLDIFKGKVTAKDWIFVGVVVFIAALVAAGGYFLLIGGERAKVEERRQELAKLDKELGEAKEIEKNIEALREESTGMTRLVDLFEKRLPEEREIPTLLQRFEKLGSELGLRVQLASIPSRKESRMETIPYKVTATGLFHQIVSFINMLERDERYLKISDLDISSAQEAGVSNATFVLSTFRFITRDAGAAQEARTAVVK; from the coding sequence ATGCTGGACATTTTTAAGGGTAAAGTCACCGCCAAAGACTGGATATTCGTCGGCGTGGTGGTTTTTATAGCGGCGCTTGTCGCGGCGGGGGGCTATTTCCTTCTCATCGGCGGAGAGCGGGCCAAGGTGGAGGAGAGGAGGCAGGAACTGGCCAAACTGGACAAGGAGCTTGGCGAGGCCAAGGAAATTGAGAAGAACATTGAGGCGCTTCGCGAGGAGTCCACAGGCATGACCCGGCTGGTGGACCTGTTTGAGAAACGCCTCCCGGAGGAGCGGGAAATCCCGACTTTGCTGCAGCGGTTTGAAAAATTGGGTTCCGAGCTGGGCCTCCGGGTGCAACTGGCCTCCATCCCCTCGCGGAAAGAGAGCCGGATGGAGACCATCCCCTACAAGGTCACGGCAACCGGGCTGTTCCACCAGATTGTGTCATTTATCAACATGCTTGAACGGGACGAGCGCTACCTCAAAATCTCCGATTTGGACATCAGCAGCGCGCAGGAGGCGGGCGTCTCAAACGCCACGTTTGTGCTGAGCACGTTCCGCTTCATCACCAGGGACGCGGGCGCCGCACAGGAAGCCAGGACGGCTGTGGTCAAATGA
- the cydB gene encoding cytochrome d ubiquinol oxidase subunit II: MAYLNEIWFVLLGVLLTGYAVLDGFDLGVGILHPFVTRNDKEKRILMNAIGPLWDGNEVWLVTFGGAMFAAFPNAYASVFSAFYTAFMMLLCAIIFRAVSMEFRSKQPYRLWRAFWDGAFFLSSFLIALLFGVAVGNAMQGIAIDVNGNYQGTFWDFLNPFSILVGLMVVVLFAMHGGIFLVFKTGGELRVRISRGIWASYVALLVLYLITSVYANLTIPYATMNFRHFPAAWIMPLLNAAAIVAIPVFLLKKRPGAAFMASSFTIAAFIFLFGFALAPYMVHSTLGPECNITIYNAAASQKTLGIMLIIAGIGMPLVLCYTVIIYRVFRGKVELGAESY; the protein is encoded by the coding sequence ATGGCCTATTTGAATGAAATCTGGTTTGTGCTGCTGGGTGTCCTGCTGACCGGTTACGCCGTGCTGGACGGCTTCGATCTGGGGGTAGGCATTTTGCACCCCTTTGTCACCAGGAACGACAAGGAGAAGCGCATTCTCATGAATGCCATCGGGCCGCTCTGGGACGGCAACGAGGTGTGGCTGGTGACTTTTGGCGGCGCCATGTTCGCCGCGTTCCCCAATGCCTACGCCTCGGTCTTCTCCGCCTTCTATACGGCGTTTATGATGCTGCTTTGCGCGATCATATTCCGCGCCGTTTCCATGGAATTCCGCAGCAAGCAGCCTTACCGGCTGTGGCGCGCGTTTTGGGACGGGGCTTTTTTCCTTTCCAGTTTTCTCATCGCCCTGCTGTTCGGTGTGGCGGTGGGCAACGCCATGCAGGGGATTGCCATTGACGTGAACGGCAATTACCAGGGAACTTTTTGGGATTTCCTCAACCCCTTCAGCATACTGGTCGGTCTGATGGTGGTGGTGCTGTTCGCCATGCACGGCGGCATTTTCCTCGTCTTCAAGACGGGTGGGGAGCTGAGGGTCCGCATCAGCAGGGGCATATGGGCCTCGTATGTCGCCCTGCTCGTGCTTTATCTGATCACCAGCGTTTATGCAAACCTCACCATCCCCTACGCCACCATGAATTTCCGCCATTTTCCGGCGGCATGGATCATGCCCCTGCTTAATGCCGCCGCGATTGTCGCCATCCCCGTGTTTCTGCTGAAAAAGCGCCCCGGCGCCGCTTTCATGGCCAGCTCTTTCACCATTGCCGCGTTCATATTCCTTTTTGGCTTTGCCCTGGCGCCTTATATGGTTCACTCCACCCTGGGGCCGGAATGCAACATCACCATCTACAACGCCGCGGCGAGCCAGAAAACCCTTGGCATCATGCTCATCATCGCCGGGATAGGCATGCCGCTGGTGCTCTGCTACACGGTGATCATTTACAGGGTGTTCCGGGGAAAGGTGGAATTGGGCGCCGAGAGTTATTGA
- the pilM gene encoding type IV pilus assembly protein PilM — translation MGFTRPKKAIGLDIGTHSAKAVLMSRTGGRLRVEQAKQVVVDRNQLNNDPIEAQAQAVREALRGMPVGQCLVVPALAGQTVVVRYPRLASTSRGRTETAMRAEAAHSIPYDLNDVFLDWSVLDEYVEEEQKQLKILLVAAKHEVIDARMQVLQAAEVQPGVLGVDSLSLADAAESCDFLRVGETVAMIDLGLTSAGVHFIKDGISNFIREVNWGAREMVQAIAKDRRCNYDEALKQMEEFRYRPEEVPYAPEAEAVGEDDVPVAEAVIPPMAMGNPSLLDPLDDEYDNLPGLAGATKTNAPSRETFAPAPASGPLRSLPEILAAPLARMASEFRRSFDFYEHQLYERAVDRIILCGGAAMFSLVRETLQYELGLDNIEIAHPDDSALLFGDWNAVSDLIAQPPQFMVAVGLAARGMADL, via the coding sequence GTGGGTTTTACACGACCAAAAAAAGCTATTGGACTGGATATCGGGACGCATTCCGCCAAGGCGGTGCTGATGTCCCGGACCGGCGGACGCCTGCGGGTTGAACAGGCCAAGCAGGTGGTGGTGGACCGGAACCAGTTAAACAATGATCCCATCGAGGCGCAGGCTCAGGCTGTGCGAGAGGCTCTCCGGGGCATGCCCGTGGGCCAGTGCCTGGTGGTGCCCGCCCTTGCTGGGCAGACGGTTGTGGTGCGTTATCCGCGCCTGGCCAGCACAAGCCGGGGCCGCACGGAGACCGCGATGCGCGCCGAGGCGGCGCACAGCATTCCCTATGACTTGAACGATGTCTTTCTTGACTGGTCCGTTCTTGACGAGTATGTCGAGGAGGAGCAGAAGCAGTTGAAAATACTGCTGGTGGCCGCCAAGCACGAGGTGATTGACGCCCGAATGCAGGTGCTCCAGGCCGCCGAAGTTCAGCCGGGCGTGCTTGGCGTGGACTCCCTCTCTCTCGCCGACGCGGCGGAGTCCTGCGATTTCCTACGGGTTGGCGAGACGGTTGCCATGATTGATCTTGGCCTCACGTCCGCAGGGGTTCATTTCATCAAGGACGGCATCTCGAATTTCATCCGCGAGGTGAACTGGGGGGCCCGCGAGATGGTCCAGGCAATAGCCAAGGACCGCCGGTGCAATTACGACGAGGCCCTCAAGCAGATGGAGGAGTTCCGGTACCGCCCCGAGGAGGTGCCCTATGCGCCCGAGGCCGAGGCGGTCGGCGAGGACGATGTTCCCGTGGCGGAGGCCGTCATACCGCCCATGGCCATGGGCAACCCCTCGCTGCTGGACCCCCTGGATGACGAATATGACAACCTGCCGGGACTGGCGGGCGCCACAAAGACCAATGCGCCGAGCAGGGAGACCTTTGCGCCCGCGCCGGCTTCCGGACCGCTCCGGAGCCTGCCCGAAATTCTCGCCGCCCCACTGGCCCGCATGGCCTCCGAGTTCCGCCGCTCCTTCGACTTTTACGAGCACCAGCTTTATGAGCGCGCGGTGGACCGCATCATCCTTTGCGGCGGCGCGGCGATGTTTTCCCTGGTCCGCGAGACACTTCAATACGAGCTGGGTTTGGACAACATAGAAATCGCCCATCCGGATGACAGCGCGCTGCTGTTTGGCGACTGGAACGCCGTTTCCGACCTGATCGCCCAGCCGCCCCAGTTCATGGTGGCTGTCGGGCTTGCCGCGCGCGGCATGGCGGACTTATGA
- the leuD gene encoding 3-isopropylmalate dehydratase small subunit — MEPFKRMTGIVAPLEALNVDTDQIIPKQFLKRIGRTGYGDVLFYDWRYLDDGKTPNPDFEMNAPRYQGASILLSKDNFGCGSSREHAPWALHDYGIRVILAPSYADIFYNNCFNNGMLPIQLDGNVVEELFHGVRAAEGYALTVDLEANTITKPDGGVVSFTLNPFLRERLLNGWDQIGLTLRFEDKISAYEKSRGVA; from the coding sequence ATGGAACCTTTCAAGCGGATGACCGGCATCGTGGCGCCCCTTGAGGCGCTGAATGTGGACACGGACCAGATTATCCCCAAGCAGTTTCTCAAGCGCATCGGCAGGACCGGTTACGGGGATGTGCTGTTTTATGACTGGCGCTATCTGGATGACGGAAAGACCCCCAATCCGGATTTCGAGATGAACGCACCCCGTTACCAGGGGGCCTCCATTCTGCTCTCGAAGGACAACTTCGGCTGCGGCTCGTCGCGCGAGCACGCCCCCTGGGCGCTGCACGACTATGGCATCCGGGTCATCCTCGCGCCGTCCTATGCGGACATTTTCTACAACAACTGTTTCAACAACGGCATGCTGCCCATCCAACTGGACGGGAATGTCGTTGAGGAGTTGTTCCACGGGGTCCGCGCGGCGGAGGGATACGCATTGACGGTTGATCTTGAGGCCAACACCATCACAAAACCCGACGGCGGCGTGGTTTCCTTCACCCTGAACCCGTTCCTCCGTGAGCGGCTGCTCAACGGCTGGGACCAGATCGGGCTGACGCTGCGCTTTGAAGACAAAATTTCGGCATACGAGAAAAGCCGCGGGGTCGCCTGA
- a CDS encoding FmdB family transcriptional regulator, which yields MPVYTYQIINDDGSEGEIIQLSHGMNEPAFTEHPETGQTVRRVFAAPHVAGWGSEQKSKQLVSDDNVGRLGFTKYVRNGKGHYEKRTGRGPNELHVAD from the coding sequence ATGCCCGTGTACACCTATCAAATCATCAACGATGACGGTTCCGAGGGGGAAATCATTCAGTTGTCGCACGGGATGAACGAGCCGGCGTTTACGGAGCATCCGGAAACCGGCCAGACTGTTCGGCGTGTTTTCGCCGCGCCCCATGTGGCGGGGTGGGGCAGCGAGCAAAAATCCAAACAACTCGTCAGCGACGACAATGTGGGGCGTCTGGGATTCACCAAATACGTGCGCAACGGCAAGGGGCATTATGAAAAGCGCACGGGCCGGGGGCCAAACGAACTGCATGTTGCTGATTGA
- a CDS encoding cytochrome ubiquinol oxidase subunit I — translation MPDVEVLSRIQFAFTVGFHYLFPPLTIGLGWLMVIMESMYHKTKNKIYEEMARFWTKLFAVTFAMGVATGIVMEFQFGTNWANYSRFVGDVFGSALAAEGIFAFFLESGFLAVLVFGWDRVSPKVHLLSTWIVALGASFSAVWIVVANSWQQTPAGFHIVGEGAARRAEITNFWEMVFNPSSLHRLNHTLIGAIILGAFFVMSISAYYIIKNRHMDFARRSFTIALVVAFLSSWGVLFSGHLQAKKVSETQPLKLAAFEGHFKSDGGGAPLYLFGLPDKAAREVRYGLAIPGGLSFLLHESFTKPVPGLQDLTENEEDWPPLMATFQTYHLMVAMGMFQIGLSTLGLFLLWRKKLFEARWLLWVFVFAVITPYISNQAGWMAAEIGRQPWIVYGLLRTSEGLSQAVSAGQVLGSLVMFGFIYLLLFAVWIFVLNDKIHKGPAPAGGPHEHPEGMGTGFLAAAESLVDPGGESMSAAHDK, via the coding sequence ATGCCTGATGTGGAAGTTCTGTCAAGGATTCAGTTTGCCTTCACCGTGGGTTTTCACTATCTTTTCCCCCCCCTGACCATCGGGCTGGGGTGGCTTATGGTCATCATGGAGTCCATGTACCATAAGACCAAGAATAAGATTTACGAGGAGATGGCCCGTTTTTGGACCAAGCTTTTCGCGGTCACTTTTGCGATGGGTGTGGCCACGGGCATCGTGATGGAGTTCCAGTTCGGCACGAACTGGGCCAATTATTCGCGGTTTGTGGGGGACGTGTTCGGCTCCGCGTTGGCCGCCGAGGGCATTTTTGCGTTCTTCCTTGAATCGGGCTTCCTCGCCGTGCTGGTTTTCGGGTGGGACCGGGTGTCGCCGAAGGTGCATCTGTTGAGCACCTGGATTGTCGCGCTGGGCGCCAGCTTCTCCGCCGTGTGGATTGTGGTGGCCAATTCTTGGCAGCAGACCCCGGCGGGTTTCCATATTGTGGGCGAGGGCGCGGCGCGGCGCGCCGAAATCACCAATTTCTGGGAGATGGTCTTCAACCCCTCCTCGCTGCACCGCCTGAACCACACCCTCATCGGCGCGATAATTCTGGGCGCCTTTTTTGTCATGAGCATCTCGGCGTATTACATCATTAAAAACCGCCATATGGACTTTGCCAGAAGGTCCTTCACCATCGCCCTTGTCGTCGCGTTTCTCTCCTCTTGGGGTGTGCTGTTTTCGGGGCATTTGCAGGCGAAAAAAGTCTCGGAGACCCAGCCGCTCAAGCTTGCGGCTTTTGAGGGCCATTTCAAGTCGGACGGCGGCGGCGCCCCGCTGTATCTTTTCGGCCTTCCCGACAAGGCGGCCCGCGAGGTGCGCTACGGCCTTGCCATTCCCGGCGGGCTCAGTTTCCTGCTTCATGAAAGCTTCACCAAACCCGTTCCGGGATTGCAGGACCTTACGGAGAATGAGGAAGACTGGCCTCCCCTGATGGCCACCTTTCAGACGTACCACCTGATGGTTGCCATGGGCATGTTTCAAATCGGCCTGAGCACTCTGGGGCTGTTCCTGCTCTGGCGAAAAAAACTTTTTGAGGCACGCTGGCTGCTGTGGGTGTTCGTGTTCGCCGTAATCACGCCGTACATTTCCAACCAGGCCGGCTGGATGGCCGCCGAGATAGGGCGGCAGCCCTGGATAGTCTACGGGCTCCTGCGGACCTCGGAGGGGCTTTCACAGGCCGTAAGCGCCGGCCAGGTGCTGGGGTCGCTTGTCATGTTCGGTTTCATATACCTGCTTCTCTTCGCGGTGTGGATTTTTGTGCTGAACGACAAAATCCACAAGGGCCCCGCCCCGGCTGGAGGGCCCCACGAGCATCCGGAGGGCATGGGCACGGGCTTTTTGGCCGCCGCGGAGAGTCTGGTGGACCCGGGCGGCGAGTCCATGAGCGCCGCCCACGACAAATGA
- a CDS encoding secretin and TonB N-terminal domain-containing protein codes for MSQYLNRCATYMALIMLAPLLGAAADGVSRGTPSPRPDGTASSLQRVAGDLGRVSASGRMEAVTSDLASVAASRMEGIVPEEPGRFAAIGTRLDDENSVEEEVVDDSVPSDGGQAEVPQPPEKASPVSDAAAPAKSPETAASEEKDAGEVPVEEAGDAGDETEPPGPRSVPQPVTTEANASLATQIRALIRGGEAGTDPVVSGGVTSGAAPAKPAAEDISQMSAPPVQPLSVSAPVLPPGGGDAQAPPPPAIPPAAPVRPKFQGDPLEQIVNIDFREMDLTNVVALLAHKADINVIAGTDLRGTVTANLRNVPLRQALETALRMNNLGMVEEEGIYRIVPYEDAMAVNRMTEIVKLDNAKAEDVGKVLTDVSKGMGDRAGYSITSNKAANLLVITAPKHRIQELISLAKSLDLEKPVLPTVTEAIPLSYSEPKDVLKIVEPMLSPDFGKASADDRARHIIITDIPVVIEQVKTLIASLDMPVKQVMIETMVVDILLNDEADTGVKWLFDTLQRQSRANAAIGPDAPTVGTLQDLALETSMDVMQNPGSLLNFGLLTKNLDWKGAIQMEVRNRNGRLVSNPVVLTVENQMAQISISQEIPYIELRQTQQGGSQTTTSFKEVGTVLSVTPQVTHDNHIICKIEGKESATSGEFQGVPIEDKREIISTMRMANGQTIFIGGLRKNDNNSSVRKVPILGDIPMAGVMFRTNQRRERINELLVFITCNVLDEQTSLTERQQQVISDAHPADPKVDALQTVGYDIMHPTAVKRPQMKWRRGE; via the coding sequence ATGTCCCAGTACTTGAACAGGTGCGCAACTTACATGGCGCTCATCATGCTCGCGCCTTTGCTGGGCGCGGCCGCCGACGGCGTCTCCCGGGGCACGCCGTCGCCACGCCCTGACGGGACCGCGTCAAGTTTGCAGCGGGTCGCCGGTGATCTTGGCCGCGTGTCCGCCTCCGGCCGCATGGAAGCCGTCACCTCTGATTTGGCGTCTGTGGCCGCGTCAAGGATGGAAGGCATTGTCCCGGAGGAACCCGGGCGTTTCGCGGCAATTGGAACCCGCCTTGATGACGAAAACTCTGTTGAAGAGGAGGTGGTGGACGACAGTGTTCCAAGCGATGGCGGACAGGCTGAAGTTCCGCAGCCCCCCGAAAAGGCATCCCCGGTCTCAGATGCGGCGGCTCCGGCGAAAAGTCCGGAAACTGCGGCTTCAGAAGAAAAGGACGCGGGTGAGGTGCCGGTCGAGGAGGCGGGGGATGCCGGGGATGAGACGGAGCCCCCCGGACCCAGGTCCGTTCCGCAGCCCGTTACCACGGAGGCGAACGCCTCTCTGGCCACACAGATTCGCGCGCTTATCCGCGGCGGGGAGGCGGGGACTGACCCTGTGGTCTCGGGCGGTGTGACTTCAGGCGCCGCTCCGGCCAAACCGGCCGCCGAGGACATTTCCCAAATGTCGGCCCCGCCTGTGCAGCCACTGTCCGTGTCGGCCCCGGTTCTTCCACCGGGAGGGGGTGACGCGCAGGCGCCGCCGCCGCCGGCCATTCCACCTGCGGCGCCAGTCAGGCCAAAATTCCAGGGAGACCCCCTGGAACAGATAGTCAACATTGATTTCCGGGAAATGGACCTTACCAACGTGGTCGCCCTGCTGGCGCACAAGGCGGACATCAATGTCATCGCGGGGACGGACCTCCGCGGCACCGTCACGGCCAATCTGCGCAATGTGCCCCTGCGCCAGGCATTGGAAACGGCCCTGCGCATGAACAACCTCGGCATGGTCGAGGAGGAGGGCATTTACAGGATTGTCCCCTATGAGGACGCCATGGCCGTCAACCGCATGACGGAAATAGTCAAACTGGACAACGCCAAGGCCGAGGATGTGGGCAAGGTTCTCACTGATGTGTCGAAGGGCATGGGCGACCGTGCCGGATATTCCATCACATCGAACAAGGCCGCCAATCTGCTGGTGATTACCGCGCCCAAGCACCGGATTCAGGAACTCATTTCTCTTGCGAAGTCGCTGGATTTGGAAAAGCCTGTTCTGCCGACAGTCACGGAGGCCATACCCCTCAGCTATTCAGAGCCCAAGGATGTCCTGAAGATTGTCGAGCCGATGTTGTCACCGGACTTTGGCAAGGCGTCGGCGGATGATCGCGCGCGCCACATCATCATCACCGACATCCCGGTGGTCATCGAGCAGGTGAAAACCCTTATTGCCTCGCTGGACATGCCGGTCAAGCAGGTCATGATCGAGACCATGGTTGTTGATATCTTGCTCAACGACGAGGCCGACACCGGCGTGAAGTGGCTCTTTGACACCCTCCAGCGCCAGAGCCGGGCGAACGCAGCCATAGGCCCCGACGCCCCCACGGTTGGCACCCTGCAGGACTTGGCCCTTGAGACAAGCATGGACGTCATGCAGAATCCGGGGAGCCTGCTCAATTTCGGGCTGCTGACCAAAAACCTTGACTGGAAGGGCGCCATACAGATGGAGGTGCGCAACCGGAACGGCCGTCTCGTGTCGAATCCGGTCGTCCTCACGGTTGAGAATCAGATGGCCCAGATTTCCATCTCCCAGGAAATCCCCTACATTGAGCTCAGGCAGACCCAGCAGGGGGGGAGCCAGACCACCACGAGTTTCAAGGAAGTCGGCACGGTGCTGAGCGTCACGCCCCAGGTCACCCACGACAATCACATCATCTGCAAGATTGAGGGCAAGGAAAGCGCCACTTCCGGCGAGTTCCAGGGCGTGCCCATCGAGGACAAGCGCGAAATCATCTCGACCATGCGCATGGCCAACGGGCAGACCATTTTTATCGGCGGCCTCCGCAAAAATGACAACAACTCTTCGGTCCGCAAGGTCCCCATTCTCGGCGACATCCCGATGGCGGGTGTCATGTTCCGCACCAATCAACGCAGGGAACGGATCAACGAGTTGCTCGTCTTCATCACCTGCAACGTGCTGGATGAGCAGACCAGTCTGACGGAGCGGCAGCAGCAGGTCATATCAGACGCGCATCCCGCGGATCCCAAGGTGGATGCCCTGCAGACGGTTGGCTATGACATCATGCATCCCACTGCGGTCAAACGCCCGCAGATGAAATGGCGCCGCGGCGAGTAG
- a CDS encoding bile acid:sodium symporter family protein, which translates to MKEWKRRALAVYTRYFTVWVVLFGALAYAFPAPVLLLKPGMTWFFSLTMFGIGVALKPEDFARIARRPGIVAFGSAAQFTIMPLSAWLLARALRLPDELAIGLILTGAAPGAMSSNVMSYLAGADTAYSVSLTTVSTLLCPLLTPLITAVLAGARMDVPFAGMMLNVFLTVVLPLLAGFALRSLLGARIEPLLPAFPALSATFIVFICSLVIAMNREHLAAVTGLVLAVCLLLNLSGMGMGYGAAALIGMNTRRRRTLSIEIGMQNAGLGVVLALKYFGDQASLPCAVFVFLCIITGSIAAAWWQRHPVPETDGE; encoded by the coding sequence GTGAAAGAGTGGAAGCGGCGCGCCCTTGCCGTGTATACCCGTTATTTTACCGTGTGGGTGGTGCTGTTCGGCGCGCTCGCCTACGCCTTTCCCGCCCCGGTCCTCCTGCTTAAACCCGGCATGACCTGGTTCTTCTCGCTCACCATGTTCGGCATCGGGGTGGCGCTGAAGCCCGAGGATTTCGCCCGCATCGCGCGGCGGCCCGGCATCGTGGCTTTTGGTTCCGCCGCCCAGTTCACCATCATGCCCCTTTCCGCGTGGCTGCTGGCGCGGGCGCTTCGCCTGCCGGACGAACTGGCGATCGGCCTCATCCTCACCGGCGCCGCGCCGGGCGCCATGTCCAGCAATGTGATGAGTTATCTGGCCGGGGCCGACACGGCCTATTCGGTGTCCCTGACGACCGTGTCCACCCTGCTGTGCCCCCTGCTCACCCCGCTCATCACGGCGGTGCTGGCCGGGGCCCGCATGGACGTGCCCTTCGCCGGAATGATGCTCAACGTCTTTCTGACCGTGGTGCTTCCCCTGCTGGCGGGCTTTGCCCTGCGCTCCCTGCTGGGGGCGCGCATCGAGCCGCTGCTTCCCGCGTTTCCGGCCCTATCGGCCACATTCATCGTGTTCATTTGCAGTCTGGTCATTGCCATGAACCGGGAACACCTGGCGGCGGTGACGGGGCTGGTGCTGGCGGTGTGCCTCCTGCTGAACCTCTCCGGCATGGGCATGGGTTACGGAGCCGCGGCGCTTATTGGCATGAACACGAGGCGGCGTCGGACCCTGTCCATTGAAATCGGCATGCAAAACGCGGGGTTGGGGGTGGTGCTCGCCCTGAAATACTTCGGGGACCAGGCTTCGCTTCCCTGCGCGGTGTTTGTGTTTCTCTGCATTATCACCGGCAGCATCGCCGCGGCATGGTGGCAAAGGCACCCCGTGCCGGAGACGGACGGTGAATAG